In Novosphingobium sp. MMS21-SN21R, a single genomic region encodes these proteins:
- a CDS encoding sugar phosphate nucleotidyltransferase, which yields MTETVPVVLCGGNGTRLWPRSRKQKPKPFLPLVGDSTLFAATVLRCEREAGFGHPVIVTGAAHLEHVEDQIPDRANTRIIVEPQGRNTAAAIALAALTLPEDAVMLVCPSDHHIGDCDAFRAAAHEAASLASAGWLVSFGIAPTAPETGFGYLKQGEPIAGTGGRRVEKFVEKPDLARAMEFLSSGQYAWNGGIFAFRVGTFLEELGRYRPDILSTVREAVEKGVADGMRFLPDAEAFARVPSESVDYAVMENTERAAMIPAVMAWSDIGNWQALHEALECDEAGNAVRGNAELRDCSNVMVMSDGPRVSVVGASNLVIVVDGDEVLVCTPDGAQAVGKLTGAANQ from the coding sequence ATGACTGAAACAGTTCCTGTTGTTCTGTGCGGGGGAAATGGAACCCGCCTGTGGCCTCGTTCACGCAAGCAGAAGCCCAAGCCGTTCCTCCCGCTTGTTGGAGATAGCACCCTGTTCGCCGCGACCGTGCTTCGGTGCGAACGGGAGGCAGGCTTCGGTCATCCGGTCATCGTCACCGGCGCCGCCCATCTCGAACACGTCGAAGACCAGATCCCTGACCGGGCAAACACGCGCATCATCGTCGAGCCACAGGGGCGGAACACCGCCGCAGCCATCGCTTTGGCCGCGCTTACATTGCCCGAAGATGCCGTCATGCTGGTCTGCCCGAGCGATCATCACATCGGCGATTGCGACGCTTTTCGCGCCGCTGCGCACGAGGCGGCCAGCCTGGCTTCGGCAGGGTGGCTGGTATCATTCGGCATCGCGCCCACCGCGCCCGAAACCGGTTTCGGCTATCTCAAACAGGGCGAACCCATCGCCGGCACCGGCGGACGCAGAGTCGAAAAGTTCGTCGAAAAGCCGGACCTTGCGCGCGCGATGGAGTTTCTCTCCAGCGGCCAATACGCCTGGAACGGAGGGATCTTCGCCTTTCGCGTCGGAACGTTCCTGGAAGAGCTCGGCCGCTATCGTCCAGACATCCTCAGTACTGTGCGCGAAGCAGTGGAAAAGGGTGTGGCCGATGGCATGCGCTTCCTGCCCGACGCCGAAGCGTTTGCCCGCGTGCCGAGCGAATCGGTCGATTATGCGGTCATGGAAAACACCGAGCGTGCGGCCATGATCCCGGCGGTCATGGCGTGGTCCGACATCGGCAACTGGCAGGCCCTGCACGAGGCGCTGGAATGCGACGAAGCGGGCAATGCTGTGCGCGGAAACGCGGAACTGAGGGACTGCTCGAACGTCATGGTCATGAGCGACGGCCCCCGGGTCTCGGTGGTCGGCGCCTCGAACCTGGTGATCGTTGTTGACGGGGACGAGGTGCTGGTCTGCACGCCCGACGGTGCGCAGGCGGTCGGCAAACTGACCGGAGCAGCCAATCAGTGA
- the fdhD gene encoding formate dehydrogenase accessory sulfurtransferase FdhD yields the protein MPVEGATPYTFTEHYADGETPRRIERALIEEAPVAIEINGLGYAVMMATPADLEDYALGFCLSEKLIASPAEFISADAAEVESGGWMLRVQLAASGAGPLLERARLRLAEGSCGLCGIESLEQVMRPLTPVSARLDIAPQAMFRAAEALGEMQVLGRVTRAAHAAALCQADGTIVLVREDVGRHNALDKLLGAAAHAALAISKHFIVLTARCSFELVQKAVIADCPLLVTISAASTLAVDQARAHGLRLVSLARKDSLLEA from the coding sequence ATGCCGGTTGAGGGCGCAACGCCCTATACATTCACCGAGCATTACGCCGACGGAGAAACGCCGCGCCGTATCGAGCGAGCGCTGATCGAAGAGGCGCCGGTTGCGATAGAGATCAACGGCCTTGGCTATGCCGTGATGATGGCGACGCCTGCCGATCTTGAAGACTACGCGCTGGGTTTCTGCCTGTCCGAAAAGCTGATCGCGTCACCAGCCGAATTCATTTCCGCCGATGCGGCGGAAGTAGAGTCGGGCGGCTGGATGCTCCGCGTGCAACTGGCGGCTTCGGGTGCTGGACCACTTCTGGAACGCGCGCGGTTGCGACTGGCCGAGGGCAGTTGCGGGTTGTGCGGCATCGAGAGCCTCGAGCAAGTGATGCGCCCGCTGACACCGGTTTCAGCGCGACTTGATATCGCGCCGCAAGCCATGTTTCGCGCGGCTGAAGCCCTGGGTGAAATGCAGGTGCTGGGCCGCGTCACGCGCGCTGCTCATGCGGCTGCACTGTGCCAAGCCGACGGCACAATCGTGCTGGTGCGCGAGGATGTCGGACGGCACAATGCCTTGGACAAATTGCTGGGGGCGGCGGCACATGCCGCACTTGCCATCAGCAAGCATTTCATCGTTCTGACCGCACGGTGCAGCTTTGAACTGGTGCAGAAGGCGGTGATCGCCGATTGCCCGCTGCTGGTCACGATCTCCGCTGCCTCGACCCTCGCGGTCGATCAGGCGCGGGCGCATGGCCTCAGGCTGGTGAGCCTTGCGCGGAAGGACAGTCTGCTCGAGGCCTGA
- a CDS encoding ABC transporter ATP-binding protein, whose translation MIRLIDLCKSYPTSQGPHEVFRNINLVVAPGEKVGILGRNGAGKSTMIRLLSGAEQPTSGHVERTMSVSWPLAFGGAFQSTLTGLDNLRFICRIYGIPWRDKIDYVQEFSELGAYLREPLRIYSSGMRARLAFALSMVIEFDCFLIDEVVAVGDARFHEKCHIELFEKRADRSLIIVSHDANYVREHCSKLCVLSEGNLSVFSDPDEAFEFHHQAIHLR comes from the coding sequence GTGATCCGGCTGATCGACCTTTGCAAAAGCTACCCGACCTCGCAGGGTCCGCACGAAGTTTTCCGCAACATCAATCTGGTCGTGGCGCCGGGCGAAAAGGTCGGTATTCTCGGGCGGAATGGTGCGGGCAAGTCGACCATGATCCGCCTGCTCAGCGGCGCGGAGCAACCCACATCGGGGCACGTCGAACGCACCATGTCGGTGTCGTGGCCGCTTGCCTTCGGCGGTGCGTTTCAGAGCACGCTGACCGGGCTCGACAATCTGCGTTTCATCTGCCGGATCTACGGCATACCCTGGCGCGACAAGATCGACTACGTGCAGGAGTTCTCCGAACTCGGAGCCTATCTGCGTGAGCCTTTGCGGATATATTCATCGGGAATGCGCGCGCGTCTGGCATTTGCGCTGTCGATGGTCATCGAGTTCGACTGTTTTTTGATCGATGAAGTGGTGGCGGTGGGCGATGCCCGCTTTCATGAAAAGTGCCACATCGAATTATTCGAGAAGCGCGCTGATCGCTCCCTGATCATCGTCTCGCACGACGCTAACTATGTCCGCGAGCATTGCTCCAAGTTGTGCGTGTTGTCCGAGGGCAACCTCTCGGTTTTCTCGGACCCTGACGAAGCGTTTGAGTTCCACCATCAGGCCATCCACCTGCGGTGA
- a CDS encoding class I mannose-6-phosphate isomerase, whose amino-acid sequence MTLLTKRMVEKPWGKDTLPMPFVAPLGQRIGEVWFESPPELSSILVKYIFTSEKLSVQVHPSDAQAAALGEKDRGKEECWLVIAAEPGATLGIGFKQPVDAEAMRRAALDGTIEDLMVWHPVAPGDFFYIPAGTVHAIGAGVSLIEIQQNSDITYRLYDYGRPRELHLDKGIAVARGEAYANGLHNPVHDDGTATLADGPFFAVARIIGLPEWDSLTYPGGNLLVIPLRGTINQADTALEPGDCYALSDIHALEFGADSASLLVWQA is encoded by the coding sequence GTGACATTGTTGACCAAGCGAATGGTCGAAAAGCCTTGGGGCAAGGATACGCTGCCCATGCCGTTCGTTGCGCCGCTCGGCCAGCGCATCGGCGAAGTGTGGTTCGAGTCGCCGCCTGAGCTTTCGTCTATTCTGGTCAAGTACATCTTCACCAGCGAAAAGCTGTCGGTGCAGGTCCACCCGAGCGACGCGCAAGCCGCTGCCCTCGGCGAAAAGGATCGCGGCAAGGAAGAGTGCTGGCTGGTCATCGCCGCTGAGCCGGGCGCGACTCTCGGGATCGGGTTCAAGCAGCCGGTTGACGCCGAAGCGATGCGCCGTGCGGCGCTCGACGGCACGATCGAGGACCTGATGGTCTGGCATCCAGTGGCGCCCGGAGACTTCTTCTATATTCCGGCAGGCACGGTCCACGCAATCGGTGCCGGGGTCAGCCTGATCGAGATCCAGCAGAACAGCGACATCACCTACCGGCTATACGACTACGGCAGACCGCGCGAACTGCACCTGGACAAGGGTATCGCCGTCGCGCGGGGGGAAGCATACGCCAACGGCTTGCACAACCCGGTGCATGACGATGGGACGGCGACGTTGGCCGACGGGCCGTTCTTTGCCGTTGCACGCATTATCGGCCTGCCTGAGTGGGATAGCCTGACTTACCCGGGTGGTAACCTGCTCGTGATCCCCCTTCGCGGGACAATAAACCAGGCTGACACGGCTCTGGAACCGGGCGACTGTTATGCCTTGTCCGACATCCATGCATTGGAGTTTGGAGCCGACAGTGCTTCTCTGTTGGTGTGGCAAGCCTGA
- a CDS encoding response regulator: protein MRVLLVEDEPLLAMLLEECLIDLGHEPVGAAATVDQAHTLLDMGIVDCALLDFSLGGADTSVDVAQRLERLGIPFCYLSGHSTLEPGSGAPDAPLLTKPVSMDALTRALETMAMVRPRADCPSAQGSPA from the coding sequence ATGCGTGTCCTGCTTGTTGAGGACGAACCACTTCTGGCGATGTTGCTGGAAGAATGCCTGATCGATCTTGGCCATGAACCAGTTGGTGCGGCAGCCACGGTGGACCAGGCACATACGCTGCTCGATATGGGCATCGTGGACTGTGCCCTGCTCGATTTTTCGCTCGGCGGCGCTGATACCTCGGTCGATGTGGCGCAGCGCCTCGAACGCCTGGGCATCCCGTTCTGTTATCTCAGCGGTCACAGCACGCTTGAACCCGGCAGCGGCGCGCCAGACGCCCCATTATTGACCAAGCCGGTGTCGATGGACGCCCTCACCCGCGCTCTGGAGACCATGGCCATGGTCAGGCCTCGAGCAGACTGTCCTTCCGCGCAAGGCTCACCAGCCTGA
- a CDS encoding ABC transporter permease → MASGNDLAVGLMVQRRVVSALLLREIITRYGRHNIGFLWLFVEPMLFTLAVTLLWVGLKLNHVSTLPITAFAVTGYSSILLWRNMPGRLIGSVGPNLALMYHRQVKIIDIFISRLLLEFMGATISFIALTVVFTTFGWMTWPEDLLKVTLGWLMLTWFGCGLAILLGALAEEHEIIEKLWHPFAYIIMPLSGAGFIVDSLPKVGQEWILYLPMINAVEYLREGYFGSAMVAHYDMGYMAVANLALTALGLAKTRVVSQKVVPE, encoded by the coding sequence ATGGCCAGCGGGAATGATCTCGCAGTCGGGCTGATGGTGCAGAGACGAGTCGTCTCGGCATTGCTCCTGCGCGAGATCATCACGCGGTATGGTCGTCACAACATCGGCTTCCTGTGGCTTTTCGTCGAGCCTATGCTGTTCACGCTGGCGGTGACACTGCTATGGGTCGGGCTGAAGCTAAACCATGTCAGCACGCTGCCGATCACTGCTTTCGCGGTTACCGGATATTCGAGCATCCTGCTCTGGCGCAACATGCCCGGGCGCCTGATCGGATCGGTGGGGCCCAACCTTGCCCTGATGTATCACCGGCAAGTCAAGATCATCGATATCTTCATTTCGCGGCTGCTGCTCGAATTCATGGGCGCGACGATTTCGTTCATCGCGCTCACGGTGGTTTTCACCACATTCGGATGGATGACCTGGCCGGAAGATCTGCTCAAGGTTACACTAGGCTGGCTGATGCTGACGTGGTTTGGCTGCGGCCTCGCAATCTTGCTTGGAGCCTTGGCCGAAGAGCATGAAATCATCGAGAAGTTGTGGCACCCGTTTGCCTATATCATCATGCCACTTTCGGGCGCTGGCTTTATCGTGGATTCGCTGCCCAAGGTCGGGCAGGAATGGATTCTCTACCTGCCGATGATCAATGCGGTCGAATATCTGCGCGAAGGCTATTTCGGCTCAGCCATGGTCGCCCATTACGACATGGGCTACATGGCGGTGGCCAATCTGGCATTGACTGCGCTCGGCCTCGCCAAGACCCGCGTCGTGAGCCAGAAGGTGGTGCCAGAGTGA
- a CDS encoding polysaccharide biosynthesis/export family protein produces the protein MSTAGPSAGDVVHATSSNLDQSQISVIDVSNELAQRLIESGRTAGFFEVLGEGRPVGTVVGRGDALDVSIWEAPPAALFGSGGGDARISSSGSTARGTSLPEQIVDQDGTVQIPFVGSVMAAGRTPKQIEQFIISRLMGKANQPQVLVRISQNTNRTVTVVGEVANSARVPLGPRGERLLDVLATVGGTRQPVLKTTIQVARDATVVDMPLEAVIRDPKQNIRLQAGDVVTAMFQSYSFTALGATGRNEEVPFEATGLTLAQALGRSAGLQDSRADAKGVFIFRFEPASALAGQSGIALNPLPDGTVPVIYRVNLRDPRSLFIAQNFPMRNKDVLYVSNAPIADIQKFVNVIYSTILPLATAATVVP, from the coding sequence GTGTCCACCGCAGGCCCTTCTGCCGGTGACGTTGTCCACGCGACTTCGTCCAATCTGGATCAGTCGCAGATTTCCGTCATCGATGTGTCAAACGAGCTGGCCCAGCGGCTGATCGAGAGCGGCAGAACGGCCGGTTTCTTCGAAGTGCTCGGTGAAGGCAGGCCGGTAGGCACGGTTGTCGGCCGTGGCGATGCTCTTGACGTTTCGATCTGGGAGGCGCCGCCCGCTGCATTGTTTGGTTCAGGTGGCGGGGATGCACGCATCTCGTCATCGGGTTCAACGGCTCGCGGCACGTCATTGCCCGAACAGATCGTGGATCAGGATGGCACTGTTCAGATCCCGTTTGTCGGCAGCGTTATGGCTGCTGGACGGACGCCCAAGCAGATCGAGCAGTTCATCATTTCGCGCCTTATGGGCAAGGCAAACCAGCCGCAGGTGCTGGTGCGGATTTCGCAAAATACCAATCGTACCGTCACTGTCGTGGGTGAAGTGGCCAACAGCGCGCGTGTTCCGCTCGGGCCGAGAGGCGAGCGCTTGCTGGATGTCCTGGCGACGGTTGGCGGTACGCGCCAGCCCGTTCTCAAGACCACTATACAGGTCGCGCGAGATGCGACGGTCGTCGACATGCCGCTCGAGGCCGTGATCCGGGACCCGAAGCAGAACATCAGGCTACAGGCAGGCGATGTCGTCACCGCGATGTTCCAGTCCTACAGCTTCACTGCACTGGGTGCGACAGGCCGTAACGAGGAGGTTCCTTTCGAGGCTACGGGGCTGACCCTGGCGCAGGCGCTTGGGCGCTCTGCCGGGCTGCAGGATAGCAGGGCCGATGCCAAGGGCGTCTTCATCTTCAGGTTCGAACCTGCATCCGCGCTTGCAGGTCAGTCTGGAATCGCGCTGAATCCCTTGCCTGATGGCACGGTCCCCGTGATCTACCGGGTCAACCTGCGTGACCCGCGCAGCCTGTTCATCGCTCAGAATTTCCCGATGCGAAACAAGGACGTACTCTACGTTTCGAACGCACCGATTGCGGACATCCAGAAATTCGTGAACGTCATATATTCGACGATCCTGCCGCTTGCGACTGCAGCGACGGTTGTCCCCTGA
- a CDS encoding glycosyltransferase family 4 protein, whose product MRGAHAAPRHRIALIGGFAPRKCGIATFTTDIYEQITAHHSDVAVDLHVIDDPKSPLDYPGVRGVIAADEPEDYRAAARRINEDGVDAVWLQHEYGIFGGEAGDMVLDLVDRVAAPLIVTLHTVLADPSPRQRAVLEHLLRRASRVMVMSRHSMSLLQDIYHVAPERIAVIPHGAPDRPFGRNEEQKQHLGLGGRRVMMTFGLLGPGKGLETVIEALPAIVEHHPDVIYRIVGATHPNLVASEGERYRDGLMELADKLGVGNNVQWDNRFLDTEELLDQLEACDIYLTPYPNMQQSTSGTLSYAVALGKAVVSTPYVHARELLADGVGVLVEPRQADVIAEAVNGLLDAPHELLAVQRRAWEKGRETIWPSFAGAARELVESVIVQPVRAAPLLAVPGFSGVAAMSDSTGMFQHSILTIPDRRHGYCLDDNVRALMLMGVADSVPLVERQRWATVYASFIQHAWNPDKQAFRNFMSFERTWCEDIGSQDSNGRAVWALGHAMRHAPDEGLRHWAAQWFDIALAPVMAMDSPRTVAFAMLGCIGALHSDPGHIEARRCLERGGALLDSLLAASRRPDWAWFEAVLGYDNPRLSQALIEAGTMLGREDWQESGLSSLRFICGQQVSAQGHFRPVGSDTFGRAYENLPFDQQPVEAWAAIDAASAAYAATGDLDWLRHAETAYRWFLGGNDRGEVLADIATGRCRDGVTPQGVNLNCGAESILAFQLAHYAMCSLANRKSSKRHQGALLLGDAVPGRIANAADHINSKGSQKLAGA is encoded by the coding sequence ATGCGCGGCGCACATGCAGCCCCGCGCCATCGCATCGCGTTGATCGGTGGATTTGCGCCGCGAAAGTGCGGGATCGCCACGTTTACGACCGACATCTATGAGCAGATCACAGCCCATCACAGTGATGTTGCGGTGGACCTTCACGTGATCGACGATCCAAAGTCGCCGCTGGACTATCCGGGCGTCCGCGGGGTTATCGCCGCCGACGAACCGGAGGACTACCGGGCAGCGGCACGGCGCATCAACGAAGATGGCGTCGACGCAGTCTGGCTTCAGCATGAATACGGGATTTTTGGCGGTGAGGCCGGAGACATGGTCCTCGACCTTGTCGACCGCGTCGCCGCGCCGCTGATCGTGACGCTGCACACCGTGCTGGCGGACCCGTCGCCCAGGCAGCGCGCGGTGCTGGAACACCTGCTGCGCCGTGCATCGCGGGTGATGGTCATGTCGCGTCATTCGATGAGCCTGCTGCAGGACATCTACCACGTTGCGCCCGAGCGGATCGCGGTTATCCCGCATGGCGCGCCTGATCGCCCCTTTGGCCGTAACGAGGAGCAGAAGCAGCACCTCGGCCTTGGGGGACGCCGGGTGATGATGACCTTCGGCCTGCTTGGTCCGGGCAAGGGACTGGAAACGGTAATCGAGGCGTTGCCCGCGATCGTCGAGCATCACCCCGACGTGATCTACCGCATCGTCGGCGCGACTCATCCCAACCTCGTCGCCAGCGAAGGTGAGCGTTATCGTGATGGCCTAATGGAACTGGCGGACAAGCTGGGCGTTGGCAACAACGTGCAGTGGGACAACCGCTTCCTTGATACCGAGGAACTGCTCGACCAACTCGAGGCATGCGATATTTATCTGACGCCCTATCCCAACATGCAGCAATCCACATCGGGGACGCTGAGCTACGCTGTGGCACTGGGCAAGGCGGTCGTTTCGACGCCCTACGTCCATGCCCGCGAATTGCTGGCCGACGGCGTTGGTGTACTGGTCGAACCGCGTCAGGCGGACGTCATCGCCGAAGCGGTCAACGGCCTTCTCGACGCTCCGCACGAGCTTCTCGCTGTTCAGCGCCGCGCCTGGGAAAAGGGCCGCGAGACGATCTGGCCAAGCTTCGCCGGTGCCGCGCGTGAACTCGTAGAAAGCGTGATCGTGCAGCCGGTGCGCGCTGCGCCATTGCTTGCTGTTCCGGGCTTTTCAGGCGTTGCCGCGATGAGCGATTCCACCGGAATGTTCCAGCATTCGATCCTGACCATTCCCGATCGTCGCCACGGCTATTGCCTTGACGACAATGTCCGCGCCCTGATGCTGATGGGTGTTGCGGACTCCGTGCCGCTGGTCGAGCGCCAGCGCTGGGCCACCGTCTATGCTTCGTTCATCCAGCACGCCTGGAACCCGGACAAGCAGGCATTCCGCAATTTCATGAGCTTCGAGCGCACATGGTGCGAGGATATCGGATCACAGGACAGCAACGGTCGCGCCGTCTGGGCGCTGGGCCATGCCATGCGCCATGCGCCGGACGAAGGTCTGCGGCACTGGGCGGCGCAGTGGTTCGATATCGCTCTGGCGCCGGTAATGGCGATGGATTCCCCGCGCACCGTGGCATTCGCCATGCTCGGTTGCATCGGTGCGCTGCATTCAGACCCCGGTCATATCGAGGCACGCCGCTGCCTCGAGCGCGGCGGCGCCCTGCTCGACAGTCTGCTGGCGGCATCGCGCAGGCCTGATTGGGCATGGTTCGAAGCGGTGCTGGGGTACGATAACCCCCGCCTCTCGCAGGCGCTGATTGAAGCTGGAACGATGCTGGGCCGTGAGGACTGGCAGGAAAGCGGCCTTTCGAGCCTACGGTTCATCTGCGGCCAGCAGGTTTCCGCGCAGGGACACTTCCGGCCGGTCGGGTCGGACACTTTTGGCCGGGCTTACGAAAACCTGCCGTTCGATCAGCAACCGGTCGAAGCCTGGGCGGCGATCGATGCGGCGTCGGCGGCTTATGCTGCTACGGGCGATCTCGACTGGTTGCGCCATGCCGAAACCGCTTATCGATGGTTCCTCGGCGGCAACGACCGCGGCGAGGTTCTGGCCGATATCGCAACGGGCCGCTGCCGCGACGGCGTGACTCCGCAAGGCGTGAACCTGAACTGCGGGGCGGAATCGATCCTCGCCTTCCAGCTGGCGCACTATGCCATGTGTAGCCTCGCCAACCGGAAAAGTTCCAAGCGTCATCAAGGTGCATTGTTGCTGGGAGACGCGGTTCCCGGCCGAATCGCAAACGCCGCCGACCATATCAACAGTAAGGGCAGTCAAAAGCTTGCGGGTGCTTGA
- a CDS encoding TonB family protein: MNDSSSSTRYSEGAAAAPRDRLAATGFAVVLHLAVLWVVIHGFGGVPALSVLAEESRTTQTFDVPLDPPKPAPSPTTPDRAGASGEEGRKATAKATIAKARVPSRKVPAPPVASTGNDTRSGASAQGTGTGGGGEGMGTGSGASGNGSGGGLARKAEKISGDIRATKDYPAKGRDERIGKRVVILLTVGTDGRPTDCKVWRSSGVPEADAITCKLASDRFRFRPAINADGAPIEATYGWEQRWFAP; the protein is encoded by the coding sequence ATGAATGATTCGTCTTCTTCCACTCGGTATTCTGAAGGTGCTGCCGCCGCCCCGCGCGACCGTCTGGCAGCGACCGGCTTTGCTGTTGTGCTGCATCTGGCGGTCCTGTGGGTCGTCATTCATGGCTTCGGTGGAGTCCCGGCGCTGAGCGTGCTGGCGGAAGAGAGCCGTACGACGCAGACGTTCGACGTGCCCCTCGATCCGCCCAAACCCGCGCCAAGCCCGACAACCCCCGATCGTGCCGGTGCGTCGGGTGAAGAGGGTCGCAAGGCGACCGCGAAGGCCACTATCGCCAAGGCCCGCGTTCCGTCGCGCAAAGTGCCTGCACCGCCGGTTGCCTCGACCGGCAATGACACACGCTCGGGCGCATCTGCGCAAGGCACGGGCACCGGCGGCGGCGGCGAAGGCATGGGGACCGGCAGCGGCGCGAGCGGTAATGGCTCCGGAGGCGGTCTGGCGCGCAAAGCCGAGAAGATTTCCGGCGATATCCGTGCGACGAAGGACTATCCGGCGAAGGGGCGCGACGAGCGCATTGGAAAACGCGTGGTCATTCTGCTGACGGTCGGAACCGATGGCAGGCCCACGGATTGCAAGGTCTGGCGTTCGAGCGGGGTTCCGGAAGCTGACGCCATTACCTGCAAGCTTGCCTCCGACCGCTTCCGGTTCAGGCCCGCCATCAATGCCGATGGCGCCCCCATTGAAGCAACATATGGCTGGGAGCAGCGCTGGTTTGCGCCTTGA
- a CDS encoding glycoside hydrolase family 130 protein, whose translation MLRPFHLGWQGPGGQGARAGKLVADVVALSESEADEEYTRVLHDFEERHWQTEQLFAERYAEIETMLGLDGSTLTAKRKRLIGAYFCHEYTYAAAALMNPSIVPHPDQTGMTGGAVRFVMSLRAVGEGHISSIVFREGIAMPDGTFELWPQSHFATAMQANDSLATMREDGAVSVHRHAESTLSNSVIFPITEQQRGGLEDLRLVRFDHGGSEFEWVGTYTAYSGASIRSELLRTPDFRQFVLEPIEGKAGRNKGMALFPQKVGGQYCMVGRQDGKNLYLLRSDRLDCWDDDGVLLMEPEFPWEFVQIGNCGSPILTDHGWLLFTHGVGAMRKYALGCALLDRDDPSKVIARSAKPILTAIDADRFGYVPNVVYTCGALMVGEQLLVPYGISDSAVGFATTSVSELLAMMGEIP comes from the coding sequence GTGCTCCGACCATTCCACCTCGGCTGGCAGGGACCGGGCGGGCAGGGTGCGCGCGCCGGCAAGCTTGTTGCCGACGTCGTCGCGCTGAGCGAAAGCGAGGCAGACGAGGAATATACCCGCGTGCTGCACGATTTCGAGGAGCGGCACTGGCAGACCGAGCAGCTGTTCGCCGAACGCTATGCCGAGATCGAGACGATGCTCGGGCTGGACGGCTCCACTCTGACTGCCAAGCGCAAGCGACTGATCGGGGCGTACTTCTGTCACGAATATACTTACGCTGCAGCCGCCTTGATGAATCCGAGCATCGTCCCGCATCCCGACCAGACCGGCATGACGGGCGGAGCAGTGCGCTTCGTGATGAGCCTGCGCGCCGTCGGCGAAGGCCACATCAGTTCGATCGTCTTCCGCGAGGGCATTGCCATGCCCGACGGGACATTCGAACTGTGGCCGCAAAGTCATTTTGCAACGGCCATGCAGGCCAACGACAGTCTGGCGACGATGCGTGAGGATGGTGCGGTGAGCGTGCACCGTCACGCCGAGAGCACCCTGTCCAACAGCGTGATCTTCCCGATTACCGAGCAGCAGCGCGGCGGTCTGGAGGATTTGCGTCTGGTGCGGTTCGATCATGGCGGTAGCGAGTTCGAATGGGTCGGCACCTATACCGCCTATTCTGGCGCATCGATCCGTTCGGAACTGCTCCGCACCCCCGATTTCCGACAGTTCGTGCTTGAGCCTATCGAGGGCAAGGCGGGACGGAACAAGGGTATGGCGCTGTTCCCCCAGAAGGTCGGCGGACAATATTGCATGGTAGGTCGGCAGGACGGCAAAAACCTCTATCTGCTACGGTCGGACCGGCTCGATTGCTGGGATGATGACGGCGTGCTGCTGATGGAGCCTGAATTCCCGTGGGAATTCGTGCAGATCGGCAATTGCGGCAGTCCGATTCTGACCGACCACGGCTGGCTGCTGTTCACACATGGCGTCGGCGCAATGCGCAAATATGCGCTAGGTTGCGCATTGCTGGACCGGGACGACCCATCCAAGGTCATCGCAAGATCGGCAAAGCCCATCCTCACGGCTATCGATGCAGACCGCTTCGGCTATGTGCCGAACGTGGTCTACACTTGCGGGGCGCTGATGGTGGGGGAACAACTGCTCGTTCCTTACGGAATCTCGGACAGCGCTGTGGGTTTTGCAACTACATCCGTTTCCGAGTTGCTGGCAATGATGGGCGAAATCCCCTAG